One part of the Zerene cesonia ecotype Mississippi chromosome 2, Zerene_cesonia_1.1, whole genome shotgun sequence genome encodes these proteins:
- the LOC119833706 gene encoding alpha-tocopherol transfer protein-like, translating into MKLKSELMIQPSGEVWKKIRAELKEDVNTRDRDLAIIKEWLRKQPHLPDQWEDNPLMTFLRGSSFSLEKCKRKLDMYFTMRAACPEFFTNRDASSPQLREVLKCKLQGPPLPGVTPSGRRVTICRGVDASLSPQQVTDSLKLALMIGDVRLMEETEGVAGDIYVLDGAVLGPSLLAKLAPSTIKKFMICVQEAYPVKLKEVHIINTSPLVERFITFIKPFLKEKIRKRIFIHKDVKDLYKYIPQEMLPVEYGGKCESMNSLQEKWSQKLIEYRDWFKAQDALVVNEKLRAGKPTNYDELFGIDGSFRQLAID; encoded by the exons ATGAAGCTCAAGTCGGAACTAATGATCCAGCCAAGTGGCGAAGTATGGAAGAAAATAAGAGCGGAGTTGAAAGAAGACGTCAATACAAGGGACAGAGACCTCGCCATCATTAAAGAGTGGCTGCGGAAACAACCCCACCTGCCTGACCAATGGg AGGATAATCCCCTAATGACCTTCCTGCGAGGCAGTAGCTTCTCACTAGAGAAATGTAAACGGAAACTGGATATGTATTTCACGATGCGCGCCGCCTGCCCCGAATTCTTCACTAATAGAGATGCATCGAGCCCACAATTACGAGAGGTGCTGAAGTGCAAGct GCAGGGTCCACCTCTTCCTGGAGTTACACCAAGTGGAAGGAGGGTTACTATATGCAgag GTGTCGACGCAAGTCTATCTCCTCAACAAGTAACGGATAGTCTTAAGCTGGCTCTCATGATCGGTGACGTTAGGCTTATGGAGGAAACGGAGGGCGTAGCTGGCGACATCTATGTGCTGGATGGCGCAGTGCTTGGCCCGAGTTTGTTGGCCAAACTAGCGCCATCTACTATCAAGAAGTTTATGATCTGTGTGCAG GAAGCGTACCCAGTGAAATTGAAGGAAGTTCATATAATTAACACATCACCGTTAGTAGAGAGATTTATTACGTTCATAAAACCTTTCCTCAAGGAGAAAATAAGGAAACGC attTTCATTCACAAAGATGTTAAAGACTTATACAAGTACATCCCACAAGAGATGTTGCCAGTAGAATATGGTGGTAAATGCGAAAGCATGAACTCCTTACAAG AGAAATGGTCCCAAAAACTGATCGAATACCGCGACTGGTTCAAAGCGCAGGACGCGCTGGTTGTCAATGAGAAACTTCGAGCCGGCAAACCGACCAACTACGACGAACTGTTTGGCATTGACGGCTCTTTCAGACAATTGGCCATCGATTAG
- the LOC119834256 gene encoding aldo-keto reductase AKR2E4-like yields the protein MIYFLVQLFLLFGSINCMKQGPSIPFLNLNDGNKLPTMAFGTYLLKGEVARQSIVRAVEAGLRLIDTAAYYENEVDVGAAVAEVIDRKIVTREEIFISTKLWNKYHDREQVVPQLKKSLERLGLDYVDMFLIHTPMAESENGTFLCTDYLETWRGMEDAKKLGLTKSIGVSNFNSRQINRILVYGSIVPAVNQIEGNPTFPNIPLVAYCQQRGIVVMTYSPLGFLVPRGRGRDEQIGPTINNPVLVEIAQKYGKTVIQVVLRYEIDRWTIPISNTRNPKHLEENVNIFDFNLTDTDIERINEFDRKAKVYTLANYRTHLYYGIYTP from the exons atgatatattttttggtaCAATTGTTCCTGTTATTTGGATCG ataaattgtATGAAGCAAGGCCCAAGTATCCCGTTTTTAAACTTGAACGATGGCAACAAACTTCCAACGATGGCTTTTGGAACCTATCTTCTa AAAGGCGAAGTTGCACGCCAATCAATAGTACGTGCTGTGGAAGCAGGCTTAAGGCTTATAGATACGGCAGCATACTATGAAAACGAGGTAGACGTAGGAGCAGCTGTTGCGGAGGTTATTGATCGAAAGATTGTCACTCGGGAGGAAATCTTTATAAGCACTAAG ctaTGGAATAAGTATCACGATCGGGAGCAAGTAGTACCACAGCTGAAGAAGTCGCTAGAAAGACTTGGTCTGGATTATGTCGATATGTTTCTTATTCACACTCCAATGGCTGAGTCG GAAAACGGCACATTTCTTTGCACAGATTATTTAGAAACTTGGCGTGGAATGGAGGACGCGAAAAAATTAGGATTGACAAAGTCTATCGGAGTATCAAACTTTAACAGTAGACAGATAAATAGAATTCTCGTTTATGGAAGCATAGTTCCTGCTGTTAATCAGATAGAG GGAAATCCAACCTTTCCCAACATACCCTTAGTGGCATATTGCCAACAAAGGGGTATTGTGGTTATGACATATTCCCCTTTGGGATTTCTGGTCCCTCGAGGACGTGGACGAGATGAACAAATTGGaccaacaataaataaccCTGTTTTAGTGGAAATCGCTCAGAAGTATGGGAAAACTGTAATACAAGTCGTCCTTCGATATGAG aTTGATCGCTGGACAATTCCGATATCAAATACGCGAAATCCGAAGCATTTGGAGGAAAATGTGAATATATTCGATTTCAACCTCACAGATACAGATATTGAAAGGATCAATGAATTCGATCGTAAAGCTAAAGTGTACACTTTGGCAAATTACAGAACCCATCTCTATTATGGTATTTATACGCcgtaa
- the LOC119833689 gene encoding alpha-tocopherol transfer protein-like, whose amino-acid sequence MASGATLVQPSGEMWAKIRVELNEDIKTRDRDLQHIKDWMRKQPHLPDEWDEGRIMTFLRGCSFSLEKCKRKLDMYFTMRAACPEFFTNRDVKRPELVDLKLRAQGPPLPGLTPDGRRVTVCRGLDKNLDTNQINDAFKIALMIGDVRLREEKEGVGGDIYILDASIVTPSHLGKISPSAVKKFLICVQEAYPVKLKQVHVINTSPVIEKIVNFVKPFLKDKIKNRIHIHSDINELYNYVPKEMLPEEYGGNCGSLTDINEAWMNKLEEYTEWFKNEESVKANEALRPGKPTNYDELFGIDGSFRQLSID is encoded by the exons ATGGCATCAGGTGCGACTTTAGTGCAGCCGTCAGGAGAAATGTGGGCGAAAATAAGGGTAGAATTGAATGAAGATATCAAAACTCGTGACAGAGACTTGCAGCATATCAAGGACTGGATGAGGAAGCAGCCCCACTTACCAGATGAATGGG ATGAAGGTCGTATAATGACATTCCTGCGAGGCTGCAGCTTTTCATTGGAAAAATGTAAGCGAAAATTGGACATGTATTTCACAATGAGAGCCGCTTGCCCTGAGTTCTTCACTAATAGAGACGTGAAGCGACCAGAGCTCGTGGACCTTAAGTTAAGAGC ACAAGGTCCCCCACTGCCAGGGTTGACACCTGATGGACGCCGCGTGACTGTGTGCAGAG GCCTGGATAAAAACCTAGACACAAACCAGATAAACGATGCATTCAAGATCGCTCTGATGATCGGTGACGTAAGGCTGAGGGAGGAGAAAGAAGGAGTGGGTGGCGACATCTATATTCTCGATGCTTCCATAGTCACACCGAGCCATTTGGGCAAGATCTCCCCTTCCGCTGTGAAAAAGTTCCTCATATGTGTGCAG GAAGCATACCCAGTAAAGCTGAAACAAGTACACGTCATCAACACTTCGCCAGTCATTGAGAAGATTGTCAACTTTGTGAAGCCTTTCTTAAAAGACAAAATTAAGAACAGG ATACATATCCATTCTGATATCAATGAACTATACAACTATGTTCCCAAAGAAATGCTTCCCGAAGAATATGGCGGCAATTGCGGGTCACTCACTGATATTAACG aaGCATGGATGAATAAACTTGAAGAATATACGGAGTGGTTTAAAAACGAGGAATCAGTGAAAGCCAATGAAGCTCTTCGGCCCGGGAAACCCACCAATTACGATGAACTGTTTGGCATCGATGGATCTTTTAGACAATTATCAATAGattaa